The segment CCAGCTCCTCGCGCTCCTTATCGGTGAAGTGGTAATGCATCGGGGTTCCCTCCCCCCCCTCAGAAGAGCACATCAGCGTCGTCCGGGCACACCAGGTTACCAGAGGCCGGAACGGGGCCACGTGAATATCTGCCGGAAGTAGTTGGGATCCTACCTCCCAGAAACGGCCCAACCGTCCCAACGTCCTCCTCGGGGGGTTCTTCCTCCACGCTGTCCTCCGGCCAGGAATCATCGATCTCGTCATTAGAATAAAGGTGTTTTCTTTGGTCCCGTTGGGTCCGTTGGGTCCGAAACCCGCCTACCTGCGGCTTTGTCGGGACCATGTCCGGACCCATCCCATTTTCTTCCAGGCCTTTAGGTCCGCCTTTAGTCCCGCCCTCTTCCCTGCTAATGCCCAGCGTAGGTGGCCCGTCTTCCTCGTCCGGACCCATCGGACCTATCGGACCCAAAGAAAATGACTCTATTCTAATTAGCCGCCTTCTAGACGCCGGCTCGCGTTCACCAAAGACTACCTCCACCCCCGCCTGCCTTAGACAGGAAGCCGCACGCCTTAGCCGATTCGCCATTTGCCGCGGCCCATTGGGCCAATGTTTTGTCTTCCGCATTTTCTCAGGAACATACCCCTCCAGGACTTCCAGTAACTCGGTAGCCGTCCCGGCCCACTCAGACCGCATCTCCATCATCTCCCGCACTGCGCTTGCTACCGTATCGGCCTCGAAGATGCTCTCCACTGCGCCTGCCCGGTTGTCACTGTAAGCGGCCAGGAAGGCACCCTTTGGCCAAGGAAGCGTCCCCTCCGCAGCGGTGACCCATTCGGCGAAGTCTGCCATGCGGGGTAACGCGGGCAGATTCACGCCGGGCAATTCCCGTAGGGCCACGCAAACAGCCTCCAGGAGCGCCCCCAGGATACGCGGACTGGCCTTTTTGAAGTCATTCCATAAGTCTGCTTCGGGCTTGCGCTCCTCCTTCGCTATGGGCGGCAGGTGCAGAATGATGGAACGGTCCATGAGGTCGCCGCGGGTAATTATGTCTTCGATGCCGTTCGCTATGACGGGCCGCTGTGCATCGAAAAGGATCTCGTCGGCATCACTGTACAGCTCCCGGGTTCCAAAGCCACCCCCTGTGGCCAGCCTGCAAAGGGCGTCGGACAGCCAAAATCTTAACCCACTTAGGTTGTCGAAGGCCAACGCCCAGTTATTCGTGGCCGCGATCATCAGGTCCCGCTCCTCCCTGGGGGGGGTCCGAACGTTCACCGCCGCCGGGTCCAACAGGCATTTCAGTATGCGGGCCACCGTGGACTTCCCGCTTCCCTGTTCGCCCTGGAGGACCAGGACGGGGTAGGGGCCAGTAGGCCTCAAGGCCGCTACCAGCCATGACACCAGCAGGAGCCAGTCCCGGTCCTGTTCCAAATTCACGAAGCCCCGGAGATCGTTCACCGAACCCCCCCCGACAGGAACTGGCAGGGGCAGCATCCCCCGTGGCCGGCGGAAGTACACGGGCGGGCTTTCAGATATGCGCCAGCCCGTAGCGGTAACTTCAATCACCTGCCAAGCGGCATTGGCCAAATCCAGATATATGGTGCCGTCCTGTTCGGCCAAGCGGGTATAGACTTCTTCTTGTTTACCTGCCACCTCCGCTCGGGCTTCGATGAGGCCAAGTGCATCCTGCAGGGCTTGCCCTCCGGGGGGCTTGTCGTGGGCATCGGCGAACCTTCGTATCAGCCAACGCCTAAATGTCTTGCCCCTTAGAGGCCAGACTTCGCGGTGGCCGCCCACGGGCATAGCGGCGAACACCTCTCCCTTGGGGGTGCAAATGAACCCCACGCCCTCGGCCAACCTGATCAGGATCTGGGCCTGGTTCAGCTTCTCTTCTTCATTAGTGACAGGGGCACACTCCTCCAGGCCCACTTCCAGTAGGGCCTTCTCTTCGGCGGTCAGCAACTTACTTACTACCAAGGCAACCACCTCCGGGAAAGCCGCCAGCCATGAACCTGTTCCTCGGGGTCGCGGGAGGACAAGAGGTCCAAGACATGCTCGATGAAACCCACATCGGCAACAAGACCTGGGACTTCTTTCATGTTGTGCGGACGTATTCGGTGGAGTGCCCGAAAGAGAAGGCAGAGGTCCTGGTAGACAGCGTTCGCCTTGTCCTTGAAAGCCCGCGCCAATTGCTGTTCCTCCAGGACCGCCGGGTTAGGCCGGTGTCGGGTCCTCCCGGAGGACCGCAAGAGGCCGAAGTCCACGCCTATCCGCTTGGCCGCCTCCAGGGAAGAGATGCCCAGGAGAGTCGAAACGAAGTCCACGGCATCTCCGTGGGCCTGACACCCAAAACAATGAAAGCGCTTGTCCTCGAACACCACGAAGGAAGGCGCTTGTTCAGGGTGGAAAGGGCAAACGCCAGACCACCGAGAACCGCGCCTCCGAAGGCCCAGAGTGGGTGCATAGAAGGAGATCACGTCATGGAGTCCAACTTGCTTGACCGCCTCAAATATGGTAATCTGGCATTGAGGAAGCAATATCTCCCGCCCCCCTAGCCCGGCGTGCAGACCGGGCTGCTACTTTAAAACCCGTTTTTCGGCTTCGGCCTCAATCCAGCGTTCAAGCCCTACTGTTGGAACCCTGAGAGCACGGCCAAGGCAAAGCACAGGAGGGCCATCCTTCCGGTGTGCCAAAGCGTAGGCATGATTCCGGGAAATGCGAAGGATTTTGGCCATCTCCGGTATTGTGAGCAAGAGCCCCCTGGTGTCGCGCTGCTCCATCATCCCACATTACTCCCCGCTGGGTTCCTTGAAGCACTCGGTGAAACGCGCCCGGATCTCCTCGAGCTTGTGCTCCCGACTTTCTTTGATCTGCTTTCTAAGATGAACAATCGCTTGCTTTGATAGGGCGTCTCTCTTCCTCTTTAATTCCTCGGGGGGCACCTCGTGGCCTGGAACCCTCAAGAGCCGTGCCCACCTGAACACGACCCCGAGATTCTCCTTGATTCGGCGAACTGCCCACTCCAGCCTGGGATGAGCCTTCTCATCGCCGCCGGCAGCCTCCAGCGCCGCGTGAAGGGCACCCAACGCAGGGGAATATTCCGCGTGGAAGAGTTCGAAGGCCCAATCCTCCGGGTCGTAGGCGGCAACATCCACTAGGATGTCAATCCACATCGCTAGTACCCTGAACTCCTCGTGGTTCCTCATCAGCGCGTCAGGTTCGATGCCGAAAATGGCCCCGAGCTTTTGGGCCGACTTCCCGCTCAGTTTCTGTTGCCCCCGTTCTAGCTGAGATAGGAAAGGTTGGCTTATGCCCACCCGTTGGGCCAGATCCTGCTGGGTCAGCCCCCGAGTTTTCCGCAGTTGCGCCAGATCAATCACGGCCGACACCTCCCAAGCCCTTATAACG is part of the Bacillota bacterium genome and harbors:
- a CDS encoding CHC2 zinc finger domain-containing protein translates to MISFYAPTLGLRRRGSRWSGVCPFHPEQAPSFVVFEDKRFHCFGCQAHGDAVDFVSTLLGISSLEAAKRIGVDFGLLRSSGRTRHRPNPAVLEEQQLARAFKDKANAVYQDLCLLFRALHRIRPHNMKEVPGLVADVGFIEHVLDLLSSRDPEEQVHGWRLSRRWLPW
- a CDS encoding helix-turn-helix domain-containing protein — its product is MMEQRDTRGLLLTIPEMAKILRISRNHAYALAHRKDGPPVLCLGRALRVPTVGLERWIEAEAEKRVLK
- a CDS encoding helix-turn-helix transcriptional regulator is translated as MIDLAQLRKTRGLTQQDLAQRVGISQPFLSQLERGQQKLSGKSAQKLGAIFGIEPDALMRNHEEFRVLAMWIDILVDVAAYDPEDWAFELFHAEYSPALGALHAALEAAGGDEKAHPRLEWAVRRIKENLGVVFRWARLLRVPGHEVPPEELKRKRDALSKQAIVHLRKQIKESREHKLEEIRARFTECFKEPSGE